From a region of the Thermus caldilimi genome:
- a CDS encoding Mrp/NBP35 family ATP-binding protein, whose protein sequence is MALTEERVLEALRTVMDPELGKDLVSLGMVGEVRLEGSRVDLLVNLTTPACPLKGQIEADIKRALHPLGVEEVRVRFGGGVRAPEQYPIPGVKHVVAVGSGKGGVGKSTVAANLALALLQEGARVGLLDADLYGPSQAKMFGLEGQRLKVDENRKILPLEAFGLKVLSIANIVPPGQAMIWRGPILHGTIKQFLEDVNWGELDYLVVDLPPGTGDVQLSLTQLTKVSGGVIVTTPQEVALIDAERAADMFKKVQVPVLGVLENMSHFLCPHCGKPTPIFGEGGGRRLAEKLKTRFLGEIPLTLPLRESGDRGRPILVEAPEGPEAEAFRKAARELAAALSVQAFIALPMA, encoded by the coding sequence ATGGCGCTTACGGAAGAGCGGGTCCTCGAGGCCCTGCGCACGGTGATGGACCCCGAGTTGGGCAAGGATCTGGTTTCCTTGGGCATGGTGGGGGAGGTGAGGCTGGAGGGAAGCCGGGTGGACCTCCTGGTCAACCTCACCACCCCCGCCTGTCCCTTAAAGGGCCAGATAGAGGCAGACATCAAGCGAGCCCTTCATCCTTTGGGGGTGGAGGAGGTACGGGTGCGTTTCGGCGGTGGGGTTAGGGCTCCCGAGCAGTACCCCATCCCTGGGGTGAAGCACGTGGTGGCGGTGGGCTCCGGCAAGGGGGGTGTCGGCAAGAGCACCGTGGCCGCCAACCTGGCCCTGGCCCTCTTGCAGGAGGGGGCCCGGGTGGGCCTCTTGGACGCCGATCTCTACGGGCCCAGCCAGGCCAAGATGTTCGGGCTGGAAGGGCAGAGGCTCAAGGTGGACGAAAACCGCAAGATCCTCCCCCTCGAGGCCTTTGGCCTCAAGGTCCTTTCCATCGCCAACATCGTCCCCCCGGGTCAGGCCATGATCTGGCGCGGGCCCATCCTTCACGGCACCATAAAGCAATTCCTGGAGGACGTGAACTGGGGGGAGCTGGACTATTTGGTGGTGGACCTTCCTCCGGGCACCGGGGATGTGCAGCTTTCCCTCACCCAGCTCACCAAGGTTTCCGGTGGGGTGATCGTGACCACCCCGCAGGAGGTGGCCCTGATCGATGCCGAGAGGGCTGCGGACATGTTCAAGAAGGTTCAGGTGCCCGTCCTGGGGGTTTTGGAGAACATGAGCCACTTCCTCTGCCCCCACTGCGGCAAGCCCACCCCCATCTTCGGGGAAGGGGGGGGAAGGCGGCTTGCGGAGAAGCTCAAGACCCGCTTCCTGGGGGAGATCCCCCTCACCCTCCCCCTTAGGGAAAGCGGCGACCGCGGGCGGCCCATCCTGGTGGAGGCCCCCGAGGGTCCCGAGGCGGAAGCCTTCCGCAAGGCGGCCCGGGAGCTGGCCGCCGCCCTCAGCGTGCAAGCCTTCATCGCCTTGCCCATGGCCTGA
- a CDS encoding 16S rRNA (uracil(1498)-N(3))-methyltransferase, whose protein sequence is MRPHRAYSPGLTGELPLRESRHLLEVLRAKVGDRFTVFDVDREALAEVVELGPPVRYRILEERRPEREVGVEVALYPALLKGDKLAEVVRAATELGVTRIQPLVTRHSVPKEMGEGKLKRLQAIAVEAAKQSGRLRVPEVLPPIPLNALPKVEQGMVAHLGARSLVQEVLDLGKPLALAVGPEGGFAEEEVELLQEKGFTPIFLGRRILRAETAAIALLALCTAGEGR, encoded by the coding sequence ATGCGCCCGCACCGCGCCTACAGCCCAGGCCTTACCGGGGAGCTTCCCTTAAGGGAAAGCCGGCACCTCCTGGAGGTGTTGCGGGCCAAGGTGGGAGATCGCTTCACCGTCTTCGACGTGGACCGGGAAGCCCTGGCGGAGGTGGTGGAGCTGGGGCCGCCGGTGCGCTACCGCATCCTGGAGGAACGGCGTCCGGAGCGGGAGGTGGGGGTGGAGGTGGCCCTTTACCCCGCCCTTTTAAAGGGGGACAAGCTTGCCGAGGTGGTGCGCGCGGCCACGGAGCTCGGGGTCACCCGCATCCAACCCCTCGTTACCCGGCACTCCGTGCCCAAGGAGATGGGGGAGGGGAAACTGAAAAGGCTTCAGGCCATCGCCGTGGAGGCGGCCAAGCAGTCGGGGAGGCTGAGGGTGCCAGAGGTCCTGCCTCCCATTCCCCTGAACGCCCTTCCGAAGGTGGAGCAGGGTATGGTGGCCCATCTGGGAGCAAGAAGCCTGGTTCAGGAGGTGCTGGACCTTGGGAAGCCCCTGGCCTTGGCCGTGGGACCGGAAGGGGGATTTGCGGAGGAGGAGGTGGAGCTTTTGCAGGAAAAGGGCTTTACCCCAATCTTCCTGGGCCGGAGGATTTTGCGGGCGGAAACGGCGGCCATCGCCCTCCTCGCCCTGTGCACCGCCGGGGAGGGGAGATGA
- a CDS encoding ornithine cyclodeaminase — protein sequence MAGYLALSKAIERVLLRKAEVPRRQVLPIPGGQFLVMPAADQEVALCKLVTVEAHRRPSVQAEVWAKRLDTGEVFHLPGEEITKRRTAALSLLAARLLTPRREGALLLVGPGVQGEAHLEAFAEGFALRRVWIRGRSRERTEALLAKARGMGLEAEEWVAPEVPEEVAFIVTATSSPTPVLPERVPEGTFIAAVGSFRPEMREVPGALVERAAVYCDTEDALVEAGELQGLSKPVVTLREALLGKRSEGDPVLFKSVGHALFDLAAVRYLLGLD from the coding sequence ATGGCAGGCTATTTGGCGCTTTCTAAGGCTATAGAGAGGGTGCTCCTCCGAAAAGCGGAGGTTCCGAGAAGGCAGGTCCTTCCCATTCCAGGGGGGCAGTTTTTGGTAATGCCCGCTGCAGACCAAGAGGTGGCCCTTTGCAAGCTGGTCACGGTGGAAGCCCATCGCCGCCCTTCGGTCCAGGCGGAGGTCTGGGCCAAGCGGCTAGATACCGGGGAGGTTTTCCACCTGCCGGGGGAGGAGATCACGAAAAGGCGCACCGCTGCCCTTTCCCTCCTCGCCGCCCGGCTCCTCACCCCTAGGCGAGAGGGGGCCCTGCTCTTGGTGGGGCCTGGGGTTCAGGGGGAAGCCCACCTCGAGGCCTTCGCCGAGGGATTTGCCCTGCGCCGGGTGTGGATCCGGGGAAGGAGCAGGGAGCGGACCGAGGCCCTTTTGGCCAAGGCCAGGGGTATGGGCCTCGAGGCGGAGGAATGGGTGGCCCCTGAGGTGCCTGAGGAGGTGGCCTTCATCGTCACGGCCACCTCGAGCCCTACCCCGGTGTTGCCCGAGAGGGTGCCGGAAGGCACCTTCATCGCCGCCGTGGGGAGTTTCCGCCCGGAGATGCGGGAGGTGCCCGGGGCCTTGGTGGAGCGGGCGGCGGTTTATTGCGATACGGAGGATGCCCTTGTGGAGGCCGGGGAGCTTCAGGGCCTTTCTAAGCCAGTGGTGACCTTAAGGGAAGCCCTTTTGGGCAAGCGGTCAGAAGGGGACCCCGTGCTTTTCAAGAGCGTGGGCCACGCCCTTTTTGACCTGGCGGCGGTGCGGTACCTCCTGGGCTTGGACTAA
- a CDS encoding AEC family transporter produces the protein MPHMQALLNTVLPVALVVFSGYLLGKRIPMDLTTLSRLTLYLLVPALIFDAMYRAEYSREGLVGLALGFTLTYLLLFLAITGMARLLGLPPEAAKSLLVCSLFPNSGNMGLSLVYFALGEEGLRRAVVYFILSSVVMFGLGPAFIRGGSLKEGLLFTLRLPLFYTLLLGLLLKALGVSLPFRLDEGVRLMGQAAIPVLLLTLGMQMSQTRFQVGAFEGVASSLRLLVAPLLAYGVGFILGLPRLEHQVLVLQSATPVAVNAFLLTREFGGEALRVARSVVVSTFLAFLTIPLFLLLIGVR, from the coding sequence ATGCCTCACATGCAGGCCCTTCTCAACACGGTTCTTCCCGTGGCCCTGGTGGTCTTCTCTGGGTATCTGTTGGGAAAGCGCATTCCCATGGACCTCACCACCCTAAGCCGCCTTACCCTCTACCTCCTGGTGCCCGCCCTCATCTTTGACGCCATGTACCGGGCGGAATACTCCCGGGAAGGCTTGGTGGGCCTTGCCTTGGGCTTTACCCTCACCTACCTCCTCCTCTTTCTGGCCATCACCGGGATGGCCAGACTCCTGGGCCTCCCCCCCGAGGCCGCCAAGTCCCTTCTCGTCTGCAGCCTGTTCCCCAACTCCGGCAACATGGGGCTTTCCCTGGTCTACTTCGCCCTAGGAGAAGAGGGCCTGAGGCGGGCCGTGGTGTACTTCATCCTCTCCAGCGTGGTCATGTTCGGCCTGGGGCCGGCCTTCATAAGGGGAGGCAGCCTCAAGGAAGGGCTCCTTTTCACCCTGCGCCTGCCCCTCTTTTACACCCTCCTTCTGGGCCTGCTGCTAAAAGCCCTTGGGGTAAGCCTTCCCTTCCGCCTGGACGAGGGGGTGCGCCTCATGGGCCAGGCGGCCATCCCCGTTCTCCTCCTCACCCTGGGAATGCAGATGAGCCAGACCCGCTTCCAGGTGGGGGCCTTTGAGGGAGTGGCCAGCAGCCTGCGGCTCCTCGTGGCCCCCCTTCTGGCCTACGGGGTGGGGTTTATCCTGGGCCTTCCCCGTCTGGAGCACCAGGTCCTGGTCCTGCAGTCGGCCACCCCGGTGGCGGTGAACGCCTTCCTCCTCACCCGGGAATTTGGAGGGGAAGCCCTGCGGGTGGCCAGGAGCGTGGTGGTTTCCACCTTCCTAGCCTTCCTGACCATTCCCCTTTTTCTCCTCCTCATCGGGGTCCGGTAG
- a CDS encoding 50S ribosomal protein L11 methyltransferase yields the protein MWVYRLKGTAAELDPLIPELFDRGARGLEEREGEVWAYFPAPLDLPFGGVWEEFPDEDWLEAWRRDLKPVWAGPFLVLAPWHPWEGEGIPLVIEPGMAFGTGHHETTRLALSALARYLRPGERVLDLGTGSGILAIAAAKLGGKALGVDIDETVLPQAEENARRNGAGVRFLPGSLEEALPYGPFDLLVANLFAELHRELAPLYPKALAPGGRLLLTGILAEKATLVKEAMAREGFSLLEEEREGEWVLLAYGI from the coding sequence GTGTGGGTTTACCGCCTGAAGGGTACGGCGGCGGAGCTGGACCCCCTGATCCCCGAGCTCTTTGACCGGGGGGCCCGGGGCCTCGAGGAGCGGGAGGGGGAGGTGTGGGCCTATTTCCCCGCTCCTCTGGACCTCCCCTTTGGGGGAGTATGGGAGGAGTTTCCCGACGAGGACTGGCTAGAGGCTTGGCGGCGGGACCTTAAGCCTGTGTGGGCTGGGCCCTTCCTTGTGCTGGCTCCCTGGCACCCCTGGGAGGGGGAGGGGATACCCTTGGTGATCGAGCCCGGCATGGCCTTTGGCACCGGGCACCACGAGACCACCCGCCTGGCCCTCTCCGCCCTGGCCCGCTACCTGCGTCCTGGGGAAAGGGTGCTAGACCTAGGTACGGGCTCGGGCATCCTGGCCATTGCCGCCGCCAAGCTGGGGGGCAAGGCCTTGGGGGTGGATATTGACGAAACCGTGCTTCCCCAGGCGGAGGAGAACGCCAGAAGAAACGGGGCCGGGGTCCGCTTCCTCCCGGGTAGCCTCGAGGAAGCCCTGCCTTACGGGCCCTTTGATCTCCTGGTGGCCAACCTGTTTGCGGAGCTTCACCGGGAGCTGGCCCCCCTTTATCCAAAGGCCTTGGCCCCTGGGGGGAGGCTTCTCCTCACGGGGATCCTGGCGGAAAAGGCCACCCTGGTGAAGGAGGCCATGGCCAGGGAAGGCTTTTCCCTCCTGGAGGAGGAGAGGGAAGGGGAGTGGGTGTTGCTGGCCTACGGGATCTGA
- a CDS encoding helix-turn-helix transcriptional regulator gives MALVLEGTKERVLDLLRLRPYTAKELAEALGVSRVAILKHLQDLEARGLVRSEMRKCLGRGRPYRLYIAQDREAPYASLCGDVLREAEKVLGQEGVVRLLLERNRSLFAPLNLGALPLRERLARLAQFLREQGYEAEVVEEGGKLYLCQKRCPKLALSREHEALCQSELLAYQELLGLPLLREERIAEGGSCCRYRVE, from the coding sequence ATGGCCCTTGTTCTGGAAGGCACCAAGGAACGCGTTCTGGACCTCCTGAGGCTCAGGCCCTATACCGCCAAGGAGCTGGCCGAAGCCCTTGGGGTGAGCCGGGTGGCCATCTTGAAGCACCTCCAGGACCTCGAGGCCCGGGGCCTGGTGCGCTCGGAGATGAGGAAGTGCCTGGGCCGGGGCCGGCCCTACCGCCTGTACATAGCCCAGGACAGGGAGGCTCCCTACGCTTCCCTTTGTGGGGATGTGCTTAGAGAAGCGGAAAAGGTTCTGGGTCAGGAGGGGGTAGTACGCCTGCTTCTGGAAAGGAACCGGAGTCTTTTCGCCCCCCTGAACCTAGGGGCTTTGCCCTTGAGGGAGCGGCTGGCCCGCCTGGCCCAGTTCCTGAGGGAGCAGGGCTACGAGGCGGAGGTGGTGGAGGAAGGGGGGAAGCTGTACCTTTGCCAGAAGCGCTGCCCCAAGCTGGCCCTCTCCCGGGAGCACGAGGCCCTTTGCCAAAGCGAACTCCTGGCTTACCAGGAGCTCCTGGGCCTACCCCTCCTTCGGGAGGAGCGCATCGCCGAAGGGGGGAGCTGCTGCCGCTACCGGGTAGAATAG